The following nucleotide sequence is from Cardinium endosymbiont of Culicoides punctatus.
TATCTCCATCGTGCAATATATTAGCTCCTGAACCTAATCCCGATAAAACGAATTTATACACACCCGTTACAAATATTAACTGACAGTCATTAGCACAACTTTTTACTGTTGCAAAAAAATCACTAAGTACTTTCATGCAGTCTTTATAGTTCTGAGAATTCCAGTCTAAATTGATTACCGGACTATCATATTCATCTATTAGCAGAACTATTTTAGACTCATAGCCTTTTTTTAATGTTTTTAATTCTTCCACTAAATCTATATAATAGCTCTGAATACTGTCATTGTTGTCAGGCTTTTCTATATTTGAATCAATGCCATAAAATTTAGCAGTGCGATACATGGCCTTTTTAATATCCTTTTCTAATCTTTCGGATGTTTTATTATTTAGTTTAGAAAAATCCAATCTAATCACCGGATATTTTTTCCAGTCGTATTTTATTATATCACCATTTTCATCTTCAAACTCCCCATTAGAGATAAA
It contains:
- a CDS encoding AAA family ATPase; its protein translation is FISNGEFEDENGDIIKYDWKKYPVIRLDFSKLNNKTSERLEKDIKKAMYRTAKFYGIDSNIEKPDNNDSIQSYYIDLVEELKTLKKGYESKIVLLIDEYDSPVINLDWNSQNYKDCMKVLSDFFATVKSCANDCQLIFVTGVYKFVLSGLGSGANILHDGDISLDENVSDIVGYREEDIRALFKYNFDKICDRRKEITGIDQSTETVVKDLKEYYNGYRFSNSNKEPDVFNPTSILHFFKSGELLGYWKDTADTRLLVKQMQDNIERFS